From Arcticibacter tournemirensis, one genomic window encodes:
- a CDS encoding methylglyoxal synthase produces MSTHTIALIAHDGRKAEMVAFVKDHYDILKGMNLVATGTTGSYIQQTGLPVVRKLSGPQGGDAQIAAMAAEGDIKAIIFFRDPLGKHPHEPDVQMLLRICDVHNVPLATNPATAKYLLLGIVRENDPVEE; encoded by the coding sequence ATGTCAACACATACTATTGCCCTTATAGCACATGATGGGCGTAAAGCCGAAATGGTGGCTTTTGTAAAAGATCACTACGATATTCTAAAGGGAATGAACCTCGTAGCAACAGGCACTACGGGCTCCTACATTCAGCAGACAGGTCTTCCGGTAGTCCGCAAACTTAGCGGGCCACAGGGCGGAGACGCTCAAATTGCAGCAATGGCAGCCGAAGGAGATATAAAGGCTATCATCTTTTTCAGGGATCCTCTGGGGAAACACCCTCACGAACCTGATGTACAGATGTTGCTGCGGATATGCGACGTGCATAATGTTCCATTGGCTACAAACCCGGCCACTGCTAAATACCTGTTGCTGGGCATTGTGCGCGAGAATGACCCCGTCGAAGAATAA
- a CDS encoding S9 family peptidase, producing MKKMLSTGLILAFCMVKGQDRMTPELLWKLGRVSGETISADGKSVLFGVTRYNMNENKGERDLYSVSVNGGSVKQLTNAAGGESIVYTDAKNGQLFYLYKGQIWKMNADGTSKQQITNHEGGLNNVRFSPDGKHILFSAEVQVLKILGKDRYPELSKSEAFVFDDLSYRHWDTWEDGKFQHIFYAGFNDGKIGLPKDIMKDEPYDCPQMPFGGSEDALWSPDGKFIVYVAKKKLGKEYAKSTNTDIYFYDLISERTTNLTEGIGGYDTNPSFNKDGSRMAWLSMNEDGYESDKNDILVYDFKTLKTHNLTREWDGTVASWQWSNDGSKIYFLAAVKGTEQLFEISGISDLNKYNIKNLKQLTKGVFDINSIVGQSGNNLIVSRTDMNHAAELYRVDLRSGTLSQLTFTNKDIYDSISLSKVEERHIKTTDNKDMLAWVIYPPDFDPSKKYPTLLYCQGGPQSALTQFYSFRWNFQLMAANGYIIIAPNRRGMPGHGIEWNEAISGDWGGQPIRDYLSAIDDIIKEPYVDKNRLGAVGASYGGYSVYMLAGVHENRFKTFIAHDGLFDLRSWYGTTEELWFANKDIGGPYWGPNPPDSYKHSSPIEHADKWNTPIMIVQGGTDYRVPVEQGLEAFQLAQLKGIKSRLLYLPNENHWVVGAQNAIVWQREFFKWLTETLH from the coding sequence ATGAAGAAAATGCTTAGTACAGGTCTTATCCTGGCATTCTGTATGGTGAAAGGACAGGATAGAATGACCCCGGAGTTATTATGGAAACTTGGCAGGGTTTCGGGAGAGACTATCAGCGCCGATGGAAAAAGTGTGCTTTTTGGCGTTACAAGGTATAACATGAACGAGAATAAAGGCGAACGCGACTTATATTCTGTTTCTGTGAATGGTGGCAGTGTCAAACAACTCACCAATGCAGCTGGAGGAGAAAGTATCGTTTACACCGATGCGAAAAACGGGCAGCTATTTTATCTCTATAAGGGGCAGATCTGGAAGATGAATGCCGATGGTACCTCTAAGCAACAGATCACAAACCATGAAGGCGGATTGAACAATGTCAGGTTTTCTCCTGACGGTAAACATATCCTGTTCTCTGCAGAGGTGCAGGTACTTAAAATTCTAGGAAAGGACCGCTATCCTGAACTTAGCAAGTCCGAAGCCTTCGTGTTTGATGATCTCTCTTATCGCCATTGGGATACTTGGGAAGATGGCAAGTTTCAGCATATATTTTATGCGGGTTTTAACGACGGAAAGATTGGTCTGCCTAAGGACATCATGAAAGATGAACCTTATGATTGTCCTCAGATGCCTTTCGGAGGCAGCGAAGATGCACTATGGAGTCCCGATGGAAAGTTCATCGTCTATGTTGCAAAAAAGAAGTTGGGGAAAGAATATGCAAAAAGCACGAATACAGATATCTATTTCTATGATCTGATTTCAGAGCGGACTACTAACCTTACCGAAGGAATTGGAGGTTATGATACAAATCCATCATTTAATAAAGATGGTTCACGCATGGCTTGGTTGAGCATGAATGAGGATGGTTATGAATCAGACAAAAACGACATTCTGGTTTATGACTTTAAGACACTTAAAACGCACAATCTCACCCGCGAATGGGATGGTACTGTAGCCTCATGGCAATGGAGTAACGATGGTTCCAAAATTTACTTCCTGGCTGCCGTAAAAGGAACAGAACAGTTATTTGAAATAAGTGGCATTTCTGATCTGAATAAATACAACATAAAAAACCTTAAACAGCTTACAAAAGGAGTTTTCGACATCAATAGCATTGTTGGTCAGTCTGGGAATAATTTGATTGTAAGCAGGACCGACATGAATCATGCTGCTGAATTATACCGGGTAGATTTAAGATCGGGAACACTCAGTCAGCTCACCTTTACCAACAAGGATATCTATGACAGTATTTCTTTAAGTAAAGTAGAAGAACGGCATATCAAAACCACTGATAACAAAGACATGCTGGCGTGGGTAATTTATCCGCCAGATTTTGATCCTTCCAAAAAATATCCTACCCTGCTATATTGCCAGGGAGGGCCGCAATCGGCCTTAACCCAATTTTATTCATTCAGGTGGAACTTTCAATTAATGGCGGCCAACGGCTATATCATTATCGCCCCCAACCGACGCGGAATGCCCGGCCATGGCATTGAATGGAATGAAGCAATCAGCGGCGACTGGGGAGGCCAGCCAATCCGTGATTATCTGTCGGCGATCGATGATATTATAAAAGAACCTTATGTAGATAAAAACAGGCTCGGAGCTGTGGGTGCAAGCTATGGCGGTTACTCTGTTTATATGCTTGCAGGCGTTCATGAAAACCGCTTTAAAACTTTTATTGCTCACGATGGTCTCTTTGACCTGCGTAGCTGGTACGGTACCACAGAAGAACTATGGTTCGCAAACAAAGATATAGGAGGGCCATACTGGGGGCCAAATCCGCCTGACAGCTATAAGCATTCAAGTCCAATAGAACATGCAGACAAGTGGAATACTCCTATTATGATCGTTCAGGGTGGAACCGACTACCGTGTTCCTGTAGAACAGGGGCTCGAAGCATTTCAACTTGCGCAGCTTAAAGGCATTAAAAGTCGGCTGCTTTATCTCCCTAATGAGAACCATTGGGTCGTAGGAGCACAAAATGCGATCGTATGGCAACGGGAATTCTTTAAGTGGTTGACAGAAACACTCCATTAA
- a CDS encoding helix-turn-helix domain-containing protein, whose protein sequence is MNSLQKNNVHLGRNVRRLREIKNIKQESLALSLSLSQQKISKLEQSETIDDDTLNRIADALEISVDAIKNFDHEAIINNTSNNTMSSGTNFNAIEKIIELYERLIESEKDKNAILSLNTPLKLINEEDTLGSYLKQHTSTLNKRND, encoded by the coding sequence ATGAATTCGTTACAAAAGAACAACGTTCATCTTGGAAGAAATGTAAGACGGTTACGTGAAATAAAGAATATCAAACAAGAAAGCCTGGCCTTGTCCTTATCATTAAGTCAGCAGAAGATTTCGAAACTCGAACAGTCTGAAACTATAGATGACGATACCTTGAACAGGATTGCTGATGCTCTGGAGATCAGTGTTGATGCGATTAAAAACTTTGATCATGAAGCTATTATAAATAATACGAGTAATAACACGATGAGCTCCGGTACAAATTTTAATGCTATTGAGAAGATTATAGAGTTATACGAAAGGCTGATTGAGAGCGAGAAAGACAAAAATGCTATTCTTTCGTTAAATACCCCCTTGAAGCTAATTAATGAAGAAGACACTTTGGGAAGCTATCTTAAACAGCATACCAGTACCTTAAATAAAAGGAATGATTAA
- a CDS encoding helix-turn-helix domain-containing protein gives MNQFYDVFMLGGVFCSFICSIILFRTKSQVHTNRLLSVILFLTAWYVLLFLLVLTGRIAQFPYGFKITGHFYFLASPLSFLYIRGIIYNETGFRKTDWIHFILAGLIFLDYIPYLFAAPQDIERLADAVVLDMKTTYKADATVISPFLYYKIRLIQGIVYMFLQWYLIFRRSTIRKYSGYPHLRPIYTWIIVFTVFSSLLYIALQSRNIASLLDLKIDSRLISISIISFCFFSLSIYLFFNPRILYSDYYRESVFSPEAEFDDFSLVPAEDPTPSSSVVTPAGVHKDSSYAMGIAREYMTSDLLASYARKIEEYVISNKVFLKPGISIHELASGLNIPVRTLSYILNHHYKQRFNDFINNYRISYIVERFDNDNWKNLTFEGLAKEAGFSSRSTFFSVFKKLKGLTPSEYLNQTSKGSEVFK, from the coding sequence ATGAATCAGTTTTATGATGTTTTTATGCTGGGTGGGGTTTTTTGCAGCTTTATTTGCAGTATAATATTGTTCAGAACAAAGAGTCAGGTTCATACTAACCGTCTGTTAAGCGTTATACTGTTTTTAACTGCCTGGTATGTATTGTTGTTTCTTTTAGTGCTGACAGGTAGAATAGCTCAGTTTCCATACGGATTTAAAATAACCGGGCACTTTTACTTCCTGGCATCGCCATTGAGCTTTCTATATATAAGAGGAATTATATATAACGAAACTGGCTTCAGAAAGACTGACTGGATACATTTTATCCTGGCCGGCCTCATTTTCCTGGATTATATTCCCTATCTTTTTGCTGCCCCCCAAGATATAGAACGACTCGCGGATGCAGTAGTTCTTGATATGAAAACGACGTATAAAGCTGATGCAACAGTGATTTCTCCGTTTTTATATTATAAAATTCGTTTAATTCAGGGAATAGTCTATATGTTCCTGCAATGGTATCTTATTTTCCGAAGATCCACAATACGTAAATATTCTGGTTATCCTCACCTCCGGCCCATATATACCTGGATCATTGTATTTACCGTATTTAGTTCGCTTTTATATATAGCGCTTCAATCCCGCAATATAGCGTCCCTATTAGACCTCAAAATAGATAGCAGGCTTATCTCAATTTCGATAATAAGTTTTTGCTTCTTTTCTCTCAGTATTTATCTTTTTTTTAATCCCAGAATACTTTATAGCGATTATTACAGAGAGTCTGTTTTTTCGCCAGAGGCAGAATTTGATGACTTCTCATTAGTGCCGGCTGAAGATCCGACTCCTTCGTCATCTGTTGTTACACCTGCCGGCGTTCATAAAGATAGCTCTTACGCCATGGGAATTGCCAGAGAGTACATGACATCCGATTTGCTTGCTTCTTATGCCAGAAAGATTGAAGAATATGTTATCTCAAATAAAGTATTTCTAAAGCCCGGCATAAGCATACATGAACTTGCTTCGGGGTTGAATATTCCGGTGCGTACCCTTTCTTATATTTTAAATCATCACTACAAACAACGATTTAACGACTTTATTAACAATTACAGGATAAGTTATATTGTAGAACGCTTTGATAACGATAACTGGAAAAATCTAACCTTTGAAGGTCTCGCCAAAGAAGCTGGATTTTCGTCGAGAAGTACGTTTTTTTCTGTGTTTAAGAAGCTAAAAGGCCTTACACCTTCCGAGTACCTTAATCAGACCAGTAAAGGTTCTGAAGTATTTAAATGA
- a CDS encoding response regulator, with protein sequence MEKSPMQVYIVENDAIWASFLKGLLERSGYEVVGTATSYRQAVRDLNLNKVDLLLLDIQLEGEETGIDLAGYINQYLSIPFIFQSSETDVVVLQKAINTYPLDFLIKPFRKEKLLDALYAAHGIIDYKRQYQVQNLVAV encoded by the coding sequence ATGGAAAAGTCGCCAATGCAGGTGTATATCGTTGAAAATGACGCTATTTGGGCTTCTTTTTTGAAGGGTTTACTCGAACGGTCCGGGTATGAAGTCGTTGGTACTGCCACATCGTACAGGCAGGCGGTAAGGGATTTAAACCTGAATAAAGTTGATCTCCTTTTGTTAGATATTCAGTTGGAAGGAGAGGAGACAGGTATCGACCTTGCCGGTTATATTAACCAATATCTTAGTATTCCATTCATTTTCCAGTCTTCAGAAACAGATGTTGTTGTTTTACAAAAAGCGATCAATACATATCCTTTAGACTTTCTTATAAAGCCCTTCAGGAAAGAAAAGTTACTTGATGCGCTGTATGCAGCCCACGGAATAATAGATTATAAACGACAATATCAAGTACAGAATTTAGTGGCTGTATAG
- a CDS encoding RNA polymerase sigma factor, producing the protein MKRKDKFSSDIDAVKAFTEGDQSAFNYLYHKHYTYVYDFASKRLNYNKGLASDISSQTFVNFYKYAGRFNIHYNIKLGSFLCEIANNLIIDNYRKLQRQVELNGYSLSACQNESGELTIRDTSCLSPEKILDRKIVSTILYSQIAKLDTISNKILIYFYKEEMTYQEICTKLDLPLHLVKTKLFRAKQKLRCSLRNSGLRYS; encoded by the coding sequence ATGAAAAGGAAAGATAAATTCAGTTCGGATATTGATGCGGTTAAGGCATTTACAGAGGGCGATCAATCAGCTTTCAATTACTTATACCATAAGCATTATACATACGTTTACGACTTCGCATCCAAACGGCTGAACTACAATAAAGGTCTTGCCAGTGATATCTCCTCTCAGACCTTTGTGAACTTTTACAAATACGCCGGACGCTTCAATATTCACTATAACATTAAGCTAGGCTCCTTTTTATGTGAGATTGCAAACAATCTGATTATTGACAATTACAGAAAACTTCAGCGGCAGGTTGAACTGAATGGTTATTCTTTATCTGCTTGCCAGAATGAATCAGGGGAATTAACAATAAGAGACACTTCATGCCTCTCTCCTGAAAAAATTCTCGACAGGAAAATAGTAAGTACCATACTGTATTCGCAGATCGCGAAGCTTGATACTATATCAAATAAAATCCTTATTTATTTCTACAAGGAGGAGATGACGTATCAGGAAATCTGCACAAAGCTTGACCTTCCACTTCATCTTGTAAAAACCAAGCTTTTCAGGGCAAAACAGAAACTGCGGTGTTCTTTAAGGAACAGCGGCTTAAGATATTCTTAA
- a CDS encoding Dps family protein: MKTEEIGLDEVKVRPIVDQLNDLLANYHIHYQKLRGCHWNVKGKSFFTLHVKFEELYTNAIATIDELAERILTLGQAPLSTYKDYIDTARIKEINTVGVQDVKLVHAILEDFTTLIEIEREIMESTAESGDDGTNDMINKFMQFKEKNAWMLRSFCGTD; this comes from the coding sequence ATGAAAACAGAAGAAATCGGACTTGACGAAGTGAAAGTACGACCCATAGTCGATCAATTGAATGATTTGCTGGCAAATTACCATATTCATTACCAGAAACTAAGAGGTTGCCACTGGAACGTAAAAGGCAAGAGCTTTTTTACGCTGCACGTGAAATTCGAGGAGTTATATACAAATGCCATAGCCACAATCGACGAGCTAGCTGAAAGGATATTAACACTTGGTCAGGCACCTTTAAGTACCTATAAGGATTATATCGATACGGCCCGTATTAAAGAAATTAATACAGTGGGCGTTCAGGATGTAAAGTTGGTACATGCCATACTTGAGGATTTCACTACTCTGATCGAGATTGAGCGGGAGATAATGGAGTCGACAGCCGAAAGTGGTGATGATGGAACTAACGACATGATCAATAAGTTTATGCAGTTTAAAGAAAAGAACGCCTGGATGTTGAGGTCATTCTGCGGCACTGATTAA
- a CDS encoding NfeD family protein: MNVLPALAQTRGKVYVFDMREEIGPSAWRLTKKAFEKASEQQAGTVLIRMNTFGGMVDYADSIRTAILNAPMKTLVFIDNNAASAGALIALACDQIYMKKGAGIGAASVVNPQGEVMPEKYQSYMRGLMRATAEAKGRNPRIAEAFVDPDVDIPGVVAKGKVLTLTSGEAVRIGFCKAEVSNINEVLLKEGLDNADVITHQVTFTDKIIAFLISPAVSGILILLIIGGIYFEMQAPGIGFALLVSITAALLFFAPLYLEGLAAHWEIVLFIVGVILIVLEVFVIPGFGVAGILGILCVIGGLVLSLVTNDFFDFTVTGSEQLSRALLLVVGSMVGAIVISVLLGKSLLKTPVFQRLVLQDEQRSQMGYVSGRQKEDLLGKSGIAKTDMRPSGKIEVEGKWYDAVALDGYIVKGSEVSIEKQENYNVFVRKKNA, encoded by the coding sequence ATGAATGTATTACCTGCCTTAGCTCAAACAAGGGGTAAAGTGTATGTTTTTGATATGAGGGAGGAAATAGGACCATCCGCCTGGCGTTTAACGAAAAAGGCTTTTGAGAAGGCCTCCGAACAACAGGCTGGCACTGTTCTGATAAGGATGAATACCTTCGGAGGAATGGTGGACTATGCTGATTCAATAAGGACCGCTATTTTAAATGCTCCTATGAAAACCCTTGTTTTTATTGATAATAATGCGGCCTCTGCAGGGGCTCTTATCGCCCTGGCATGCGATCAGATCTATATGAAAAAGGGTGCTGGAATTGGTGCCGCAAGCGTTGTGAACCCTCAGGGCGAGGTCATGCCAGAAAAATACCAGTCGTATATGCGCGGGCTTATGCGGGCAACAGCCGAGGCGAAAGGGAGGAATCCACGCATAGCAGAGGCTTTTGTTGATCCTGATGTTGATATCCCGGGTGTAGTCGCAAAAGGGAAGGTGCTTACTCTTACAAGCGGTGAAGCAGTAAGAATCGGTTTTTGCAAAGCAGAGGTATCAAATATTAATGAAGTGCTGTTAAAAGAGGGGCTTGATAATGCAGATGTGATCACACATCAGGTTACTTTTACAGATAAGATCATTGCTTTTCTTATTTCTCCTGCTGTAAGCGGGATATTGATCCTTCTGATTATCGGGGGAATTTACTTTGAAATGCAGGCACCCGGTATCGGTTTTGCACTGCTTGTTTCTATCACCGCTGCTTTGTTGTTTTTTGCTCCTCTCTATCTGGAAGGCCTGGCCGCCCACTGGGAGATAGTCTTATTTATAGTTGGTGTAATCCTTATTGTTCTGGAAGTCTTTGTAATACCAGGTTTTGGAGTTGCCGGTATCCTCGGGATCCTTTGTGTTATTGGAGGTCTGGTGTTAAGCCTTGTTACGAACGATTTCTTTGACTTTACTGTAACCGGGTCAGAGCAGTTGAGCCGGGCGCTATTGCTTGTTGTTGGTTCGATGGTAGGGGCAATTGTTATATCTGTGCTTCTTGGCAAATCTTTATTGAAGACTCCGGTCTTTCAGCGGCTGGTATTGCAGGATGAACAACGCTCGCAAATGGGCTATGTTAGCGGGAGACAAAAAGAAGACTTGCTCGGCAAAAGCGGTATTGCAAAAACGGATATGCGGCCATCGGGAAAGATTGAAGTAGAGGGCAAATGGTATGATGCTGTAGCGCTCGACGGATACATCGTTAAAGGAAGTGAAGTAAGTATAGAAAAGCAGGAGAACTATAACGTCTTTGTAAGGAAAAAAAACGCTTAA
- a CDS encoding DUF4905 domain-containing protein, whose translation MSSTNKYTVKLTLCEKFKGIIWKVETDYKLNIVAIETRDAESHTTAISAFDFSTGRCLFKELQVEDSWNWGLDRVTSGIIFVHGYISEKSPEHKGIIALNELGEVAWQHYNKTLYTIGEEGLIAYNPSVQPRMLELLSPQNGQMIKYGIKEYNSVHRDIIVPEVVNQDALPDKSLAENIAGPILFAQLKGKDIFSFHMVNGNTFSQKLVVYEHDNIILNEFLAINIQKFNPEAFFIEHNHLFCIRNNKQEFVSYLV comes from the coding sequence ATGTCTTCAACAAATAAATATACAGTAAAACTCACCCTTTGTGAAAAGTTTAAAGGAATAATCTGGAAAGTTGAAACAGACTATAAGTTAAATATAGTTGCTATCGAAACAAGAGACGCAGAAAGTCACACCACTGCTATTTCGGCTTTCGACTTCAGTACCGGACGATGCCTTTTCAAAGAACTGCAGGTTGAAGACAGCTGGAACTGGGGGCTAGACCGCGTGACTTCGGGTATAATCTTTGTCCACGGATATATATCAGAAAAAAGTCCCGAACATAAAGGGATTATTGCGCTTAATGAGCTTGGAGAAGTAGCATGGCAGCACTATAATAAAACGCTTTATACGATCGGCGAGGAAGGGTTAATTGCGTATAACCCCTCCGTGCAGCCACGGATGCTTGAATTACTCTCACCTCAAAACGGGCAAATGATTAAATATGGGATAAAGGAGTATAATTCTGTTCACAGAGATATTATTGTCCCTGAGGTCGTAAACCAGGATGCATTACCAGACAAATCACTGGCCGAAAACATAGCTGGTCCCATTCTTTTTGCGCAATTAAAAGGCAAGGATATCTTTTCGTTCCATATGGTCAACGGAAATACTTTTTCACAGAAACTAGTTGTATATGAACACGATAACATCATACTAAACGAGTTTCTTGCGATTAACATACAAAAGTTCAACCCAGAGGCGTTTTTTATTGAACACAATCATTTATTCTGTATACGCAATAACAAACAGGAATTTGTTTCGTATTTAGTATAA
- a CDS encoding LysM peptidoglycan-binding domain-containing protein produces the protein MRSILAVFCIIFTSSAFGNLRDSVGVENVNGKQVVLHRVAAKESYYSISRLYHVLPKDIIDLNKVKTLQPGITLRIPTNRDYIQPGTQPKAAAALPAEDLIDYKVGPKETLFAIAKRFNTNIDEIKRINNLKSNNLSVGQIIKVRQGGSSVPPPVSTPQASDSSPAIIPADSDSAAADNTRIHPNRYGVTEKTERGAAVWISDEHLDATKMLALHRTAPIGTVIKITNPMSGKSTFAKVVGKYTENETTKDVIIVITKATADLLGALDKRFQVNIDYGVPNE, from the coding sequence ATGCGTTCTATACTGGCAGTTTTTTGCATTATTTTTACATCAAGTGCTTTTGGCAACTTAAGAGATTCAGTAGGCGTAGAAAACGTCAATGGCAAACAGGTAGTCTTACATCGCGTAGCAGCCAAAGAAAGTTATTATTCAATCAGCCGTTTATATCATGTTCTTCCTAAAGATATTATTGACTTGAACAAGGTTAAAACGCTGCAGCCTGGAATTACATTGAGGATCCCTACCAACAGAGATTATATTCAGCCGGGGACTCAGCCAAAAGCTGCTGCAGCCTTGCCAGCTGAAGATTTGATAGATTATAAGGTGGGACCAAAAGAAACTCTATTTGCGATCGCCAAACGGTTTAATACAAATATCGACGAGATTAAAAGAATTAATAACCTCAAAAGCAATAACCTTAGCGTCGGGCAGATTATAAAGGTTAGACAGGGCGGTTCGTCAGTGCCCCCTCCCGTATCAACCCCTCAGGCGTCAGACAGCTCACCTGCGATAATCCCAGCAGATTCTGATTCTGCTGCGGCCGATAATACGAGGATACACCCAAACAGGTACGGAGTAACGGAAAAAACCGAGCGTGGCGCAGCGGTATGGATTAGCGACGAACACCTTGATGCTACGAAGATGCTGGCATTACACCGAACGGCTCCTATTGGTACTGTCATTAAAATAACCAACCCTATGAGTGGGAAAAGTACTTTTGCAAAAGTTGTAGGCAAGTACACCGAGAACGAGACAACAAAAGACGTTATTATCGTTATCACAAAAGCTACCGCCGATTTGCTGGGTGCATTAGACAAGAGATTTCAGGTTAATATAGATTACGGTGTGCCAAATGAATAA
- a CDS encoding uridine kinase family protein, whose translation MNKPFIIGIAGGSGSGKTFFLKCFLSYFADDQICLVSQDDYYKPLKEQPIDQNGWVNFDLPQCIDDQKLLDDLNTLLQGGTIQKKEYTFNVSADKAKMLTIRSAPIIIVEGLFIFHFSKIAALFDMRIFMDAEEEITLNRRIKRDTAERGYTQDMIMYQWVNHVLPAYNAYLLPYKGTADKVILNNTHVADDIIAVTETLSNELKTKILLSEP comes from the coding sequence ATGAATAAACCTTTTATAATTGGCATTGCCGGGGGAAGCGGCTCTGGAAAGACTTTTTTCCTAAAATGTTTTTTAAGCTATTTCGCTGATGATCAAATATGCCTGGTATCCCAGGATGATTATTATAAACCCCTCAAAGAACAACCCATAGATCAAAATGGATGGGTCAACTTCGACCTTCCTCAATGTATTGATGATCAAAAGCTGCTTGATGATCTGAATACTCTTCTGCAGGGCGGAACAATCCAGAAAAAAGAATATACATTTAATGTCTCTGCGGATAAAGCGAAGATGCTAACCATCCGATCTGCGCCAATTATCATTGTAGAAGGCCTGTTTATTTTTCATTTCAGTAAGATAGCTGCCCTTTTTGATATGCGGATTTTCATGGATGCAGAAGAGGAAATTACTCTAAACAGAAGGATTAAACGGGATACAGCCGAAAGGGGATATACACAGGATATGATCATGTATCAATGGGTAAACCACGTATTACCTGCATATAACGCTTACCTGCTCCCATATAAGGGCACTGCAGATAAGGTCATTCTCAATAACACGCATGTTGCCGATGATATTATTGCAGTTACTGAAACTCTTTCAAATGAGCTAAAAACAAAGATACTACTTTCGGAACCGTAA